The Fortiea contorta PCC 7126 genome has a segment encoding these proteins:
- the aroF gene encoding 3-deoxy-7-phosphoheptulonate synthase: MINAKLAAKSHLNHQTIIKLTDKVAFGGEELVIIGGPCTVESPEQMEKVAQQLAVAPVQGLRGGVYKPRSSPYAFQGMGEEGLKILADVRSRYNVPVITEVMCISQIEIVATHADMLQVGSRNMQNFDLLKALGQAGKPILLKRGLAATIEELVMAAEYILSHGNPDVVLCERGIRSFDNYTRNVLDLGAVAALKQITHLPVIVDPSHAVGKRELVAPMAKAAVACGADGLIIECHPEPEKSVSDARQAISLEEMVNLVHSLKPIAAAVGRNISTTTGAGLEPTPIFCVA, encoded by the coding sequence ATGATTAATGCTAAACTCGCTGCAAAATCTCATCTCAACCACCAAACAATCATCAAACTGACGGATAAAGTTGCTTTCGGTGGTGAAGAACTGGTAATTATTGGTGGCCCTTGTACAGTTGAAAGCCCGGAGCAAATGGAAAAAGTTGCTCAACAGCTAGCTGTAGCGCCTGTACAAGGGTTGCGCGGTGGTGTTTATAAACCCCGCAGTTCTCCCTACGCTTTTCAGGGGATGGGTGAAGAGGGACTAAAAATTTTGGCAGACGTGCGATCGCGCTACAATGTCCCTGTCATTACTGAAGTCATGTGTATTTCTCAAATTGAAATAGTGGCTACCCACGCTGATATGCTCCAAGTTGGTAGCCGCAATATGCAAAACTTCGACTTACTCAAAGCTTTAGGACAAGCTGGTAAACCGATATTGCTCAAGCGTGGCTTGGCGGCGACAATTGAAGAGTTAGTGATGGCAGCCGAATATATTTTGAGCCACGGCAACCCAGATGTGGTACTCTGCGAGCGGGGTATCCGCAGCTTTGATAATTACACTCGCAATGTTTTAGATTTAGGAGCGGTTGCGGCTCTCAAGCAAATTACTCACCTACCCGTAATTGTAGATCCATCCCATGCTGTCGGTAAACGGGAATTAGTTGCACCGATGGCGAAAGCTGCTGTTGCTTGTGGGGCGGATGGATTAATTATTGAGTGTCACCCAGAACCAGAAAAATCAGTCTCTGATGCGCGTCAAGCCATATCTCTAGAAGAAATGGTGAATTTAGTGCATAGTCTCAAACCTATAGCCGCAGCAGTAGGACGCAATATTTCCACAACAACGGGGGCGGGTTTAGAGCCGACCCCCATATTTTGTGTTGCTTAA